CCCCTTCATTCTCTCCACCGTCTCCGCCTGCCCGCTGGCGGAAGTCGCGAAAGCCGCCGCGAAGCCTTTCTGGTTCCAGCTCTACATGATCCGCGATCGCGGCTTCATGAAGGATCTGCTGGCCGAGGCCGCCGCGATCGGCTGCCCCACCCTCGTCTTCACCGTGGACATGCCGGTGCCGGGCTCGCGCTACCGGGATTACCGCTCCGGCCTTGCGGGCGCGCCCGGCCTCATGGGCTCTCTCCGCCGCATGGGGCAGGCGATCCTGCACCCGCGCTGGGCATGGGATGTGGGCATTTGCGGCCGCCCCCATGCGCTCGGCAACGTCGCCCCCGTGCTCGGCAAGAACACCGGCCTTGAGGATTTCTTCGCGTGGATGCGGAATAATTTTGAGCCCAACGTGGGCTGGCACGACATCGAGTGGATCCGCTCCCAGTGGAAGGGCTCCATCGTCATCAAGGGCATCCTCGACAGGCAAGACGCCCGGCTGGCGCTGGAAGCGGGGGCGGACGGCATCGTCGTCTCCAACCACGGCGGCCGCCAGCTGGACGGCACGTTATCGAGCGCGCGGGCGCTGCCGCCGATCGCCGATGAAGTGGGCGGGCGCATGACCATTCTTGCCGATGGCGGCATCCGCTCCGGGCTGGATGTGGTGCGGATGCTGGCGCTGGGCGCAAACGGCGTCATGCTCGGCCGGGCCTGGGCCTACGCGCTGGCGGCGGGCGGCGAGAAGGCGATCACCCACATGCTGGGCCTGATGCGGGCGGAGATGAACGTCGCCATGGCGCTGACCGGCACCACCCGCATCGCGGAGATCAGCAAGCATCATCCATGAAATCCGGGGGGTGCAT
The window above is part of the Pedomonas mirosovicensis genome. Proteins encoded here:
- the lldD gene encoding FMN-dependent L-lactate dehydrogenase LldD is translated as MKAASVIDYRELARARLPKFLFEYIDGGSYAEVTLRRNITDLEAVALRQRVLRDVSKIDLTTTLFGQNFSMPVALAPIGLAGMNARRGERQAVRAAEKAGIPFILSTVSACPLAEVAKAAAKPFWFQLYMIRDRGFMKDLLAEAAAIGCPTLVFTVDMPVPGSRYRDYRSGLAGAPGLMGSLRRMGQAILHPRWAWDVGICGRPHALGNVAPVLGKNTGLEDFFAWMRNNFEPNVGWHDIEWIRSQWKGSIVIKGILDRQDARLALEAGADGIVVSNHGGRQLDGTLSSARALPPIADEVGGRMTILADGGIRSGLDVVRMLALGANGVMLGRAWAYALAAGGEKAITHMLGLMRAEMNVAMALTGTTRIAEISKHHP